A genomic segment from Tuwongella immobilis encodes:
- a CDS encoding DinB family protein: MIASRIDAFLTRMQFARMYTLRILETIDPGDWFRVPPAGVTHVAWQVGHLAFAEFRLILERLCGHSPGDSIGFPAEFITWFGRDSIASADAASYPDVATIRAVFDGVHSATLREIRHCSESDLDLPPLSPHPICQTRAEVLDWASAHEMLHAGQIGLLRRQLGAKPIW, encoded by the coding sequence ATGATTGCATCCCGAATCGATGCGTTTCTGACCCGCATGCAGTTTGCCCGAATGTACACACTGCGGATACTGGAAACGATCGATCCGGGGGATTGGTTTCGTGTCCCACCGGCTGGGGTGACGCATGTCGCCTGGCAGGTGGGGCATCTTGCATTTGCGGAATTTCGATTGATCTTGGAACGGTTGTGCGGGCATTCGCCCGGTGATTCCATCGGGTTCCCCGCCGAGTTCATCACCTGGTTCGGCCGAGATTCGATTGCGTCTGCCGATGCCGCCAGTTATCCCGATGTGGCGACGATTCGTGCGGTCTTCGATGGCGTCCATTCGGCAACGCTCCGCGAAATTCGGCACTGCTCCGAGTCCGATTTGGATTTGCCGCCGTTGTCGCCGCATCCGATTTGTCAGACGCGCGCCGAAGTGCTCGATTGGGCGTCGGCCCATGAGATGCTGCACGCTGGGCAGATTGGTTTGCTTCGTCGGCAGCTCGGGGCGAAGCCGATTTGGTAA
- a CDS encoding citrate synthase, whose product MSEMELRPGLADVPVAESAISFIDGKRARLEYRGIAAETLAKESSFEETTWLLLKGDLPTQKELAEFNHDLRSRRKLKYKLIDLIKSLPENGHPMDALQSSVSALGMFYPSRDVGNYANNWEATLRLTASLPTLVAAFSRIRNGDEAIEPREDLDHAANFYYMMFGKEPSAATRKVLDACLILHAEHNMNASTFTARVTGSTLANPYSVVSAAVGSLSGPLHGGANEEVLGMLDAIGTKANVQSWLENAIATKAKIMGFGHRVYKVKDPRATVLQELAENMFAETGRPAKYEVAIELERVANGLLGPKGIYPNVDFFSGVVYQSLGIPTDLFTPIFAVARVAGWLAHWLEQLKNNRIYRPEQVFVGKTNVDYIPLEKRP is encoded by the coding sequence ATGAGCGAAATGGAATTGCGGCCCGGCCTGGCCGATGTACCTGTGGCCGAATCCGCCATCAGCTTCATTGACGGCAAACGCGCTCGTCTCGAATATCGGGGAATTGCCGCCGAAACCCTGGCGAAGGAATCTTCGTTCGAGGAAACCACCTGGTTGCTTCTGAAAGGGGATCTCCCCACTCAAAAGGAATTGGCGGAATTCAATCACGATCTGCGCTCCCGTCGCAAGCTCAAGTACAAGCTCATCGATCTGATCAAATCGCTGCCCGAGAATGGGCACCCGATGGACGCACTGCAATCGTCCGTCTCGGCGCTGGGAATGTTTTACCCGTCCCGAGATGTCGGCAATTATGCCAACAACTGGGAAGCCACGCTCCGGCTGACCGCCTCGCTGCCAACTTTGGTCGCCGCGTTCTCCCGCATTCGCAACGGCGATGAAGCGATCGAACCGCGTGAAGATCTCGATCACGCCGCCAACTTCTACTACATGATGTTCGGCAAAGAACCCTCCGCCGCCACGCGCAAGGTGTTGGATGCCTGCTTGATTCTGCACGCCGAACACAACATGAACGCATCCACGTTCACGGCGCGGGTTACCGGTTCGACATTGGCCAATCCCTATTCGGTGGTGTCGGCCGCAGTCGGCAGCCTGAGTGGGCCGCTGCACGGTGGGGCCAACGAAGAAGTGCTCGGCATGTTGGACGCGATTGGCACCAAGGCCAATGTCCAATCGTGGCTTGAAAACGCGATTGCCACCAAAGCAAAGATTATGGGCTTCGGGCATCGCGTGTACAAAGTCAAAGACCCGCGCGCAACCGTGCTGCAAGAACTCGCCGAAAATATGTTCGCCGAGACCGGACGCCCCGCCAAATACGAAGTGGCGATCGAATTGGAACGCGTCGCCAACGGATTGTTGGGACCGAAGGGAATTTACCCGAACGTCGACTTCTTCAGCGGTGTCGTGTATCAGTCCCTGGGCATCCCGACGGACTTGTTCACGCCGATCTTCGCTGTCGCCCGCGTTGCTGGGTGGTTGGCACACTGGTTGGAACAACTGAAGAACAACCGGATCTATCGTCCGGAACAAGTCTTCGTCGGCAAAACCAATGTCGATTACATTCCGCTGGAAAAACGACCATGA
- the lpdA gene encoding dihydrolipoyl dehydrogenase codes for MAESIRETEVLVIGAGPGGYPAAIMAADHGKKVLLVDQDPKLGGVCLNRGCIPSKALLHVAKLIRETRESADHGLTFGEPQLDLDKLRGFVGNKVISKMNSGISSLVKGRQIDTIRAKAIFESPNTVRLEGETNGLIRFQYCVIATGSVPAMPKAFAIGDPRVMDSTGALLLPDVPKSLLVVGGGYIGLEIGSVYSALGTNVTVVEFADRLLPLADSDLVKPLHDRLAKHFEAIYLKTSVESIEAKPEGILAKLKGDGAPASVMFDRVLVSVGRRPNSVGIGLDKAGISVDERGFIVVDPQRRTTVPNIYAIGDVAGDPGLAHKATAEAKVAVESILGEKTEWAPRTIPAVIYTDPELAWCGSTERELKAANIPHEVRKFPWQASGRATSLARPEGLTKLIVDPESQRILGLGIVGVGAGDLISEGVLAIEMGAVARDLADSIHPHPTLSETIMEAADLALGATVHLPRMKKG; via the coding sequence ATGGCAGAATCGATTCGAGAAACCGAAGTCCTGGTCATCGGTGCTGGTCCCGGTGGTTATCCCGCCGCGATCATGGCCGCCGACCATGGCAAAAAAGTCCTGCTGGTCGATCAAGATCCCAAACTCGGCGGGGTCTGCCTCAATCGGGGCTGCATTCCGTCCAAGGCGCTGTTGCATGTGGCCAAGCTGATTCGTGAGACGCGAGAATCCGCCGATCACGGCTTGACCTTCGGCGAACCGCAATTGGATCTCGACAAACTGCGCGGCTTTGTCGGCAATAAAGTCATCAGCAAAATGAACTCGGGGATTTCCTCCCTGGTCAAAGGGCGACAGATCGACACGATCCGTGCCAAAGCGATCTTCGAATCTCCGAATACGGTTCGGCTCGAAGGCGAAACGAACGGTCTGATTCGCTTCCAATACTGCGTCATCGCCACGGGATCGGTCCCAGCGATGCCGAAGGCGTTCGCCATTGGCGACCCGCGCGTGATGGATTCCACCGGCGCGCTGCTTTTGCCGGATGTTCCCAAGTCGCTCCTCGTCGTTGGCGGCGGGTACATTGGCCTGGAAATCGGTTCCGTGTATTCTGCGCTCGGCACGAATGTCACGGTGGTGGAATTTGCGGATCGGTTACTGCCACTCGCCGATTCGGACTTGGTAAAGCCGTTGCACGACCGCCTTGCCAAGCATTTTGAAGCGATCTACCTGAAGACTTCCGTCGAATCGATCGAAGCGAAACCGGAAGGTATTCTCGCGAAGCTGAAAGGCGACGGTGCCCCGGCAAGCGTGATGTTCGATCGCGTTCTCGTGTCGGTCGGCCGCCGTCCGAATAGCGTCGGCATCGGCTTGGATAAAGCGGGCATCTCGGTCGATGAGCGTGGTTTCATCGTCGTTGATCCGCAACGCCGCACCACCGTCCCGAATATCTACGCAATCGGTGATGTGGCAGGCGATCCGGGCTTGGCACACAAGGCAACTGCCGAAGCGAAAGTCGCAGTCGAATCGATTCTCGGCGAAAAAACGGAATGGGCTCCCCGCACGATTCCTGCGGTCATCTACACCGATCCGGAATTGGCGTGGTGTGGCTCGACCGAACGCGAGTTGAAAGCGGCGAACATTCCGCACGAAGTTCGCAAGTTCCCCTGGCAGGCGTCGGGTCGTGCGACGTCGCTCGCTCGCCCGGAAGGTCTGACGAAGTTGATTGTCGATCCCGAATCGCAACGGATTTTGGGTCTCGGTATCGTGGGCGTCGGTGCAGGCGATCTGATTTCCGAAGGGGTGTTGGCCATTGAAATGGGCGCGGTCGCACGCGATCTCGCCGATTCCATCCACCCGCACCCAACGCTGTCGGAAACGATCATGGAAGCGGCCGATCTCGCATTGGGCGCGACGGTTCACTTACCACGCATGAAAAAAGGCTGA
- a CDS encoding c-type cytochrome, giving the protein MRWFAWVLALISLSQFAGTIHAELPADIDSEDLRPGLLTTYSDGQSKSPIVRLEPTIALNWAANESAHPSLSAKSATVKWEGYINLFRAGEYRFEAELRGKAKVTIAGKSVFDATVTDAQSKLIRGPSVTLPAGTVRIIAEFERVSGAAQFALSWAGPLFRVEPLPHDFVGHISEQILPAFHQHQSAEAGRLLVEEHSCLRCHKAGDAEKAMAATLVDRQGPNLSQVGKRVYAGWIEKWLANPKALRPNTVMPKLFRDDEIGAAERYAVSRYLAGNQPLKPEPGRKVQDIIRSSIRGQRTFVITGCAACHANGVKPEENATEAVYAAGVATGAKAQYALGDVGSKTRPDKLAEYLQNPLAHHPAGRMPNMQLNGQDAQDLAHFLCKDRDESIENELSETPRLDPKSIWDSHAKGVDGNLAKRFESANPNEKWNLLGARLLVTKGCTSCHAAELDGKALPAIDSVAALSSVRQNNSDGCLSEKPTNKSPNYSFSPAERASIQKFLADGFTGAGSPASAYSARISFKRFNCLNCHQRDGEGGLSTELQNQMRQQETAENADHVAPPTLTGVGHKARTSWLRDVLVNGKRARPWMNLRMPQYGAANVGHLPEAIAVHEGIAPDDSMVQPKLDTAKIEAGRQLIGKTGFGCISCHDIAGIANSGTRGPELTTTNQRVRYDWYRRWLEQAQRMVPGTRMPQVFVNGKSLLPTVYDGNPDPQAEAMWAYLSLGANLPLPEGLEPPKGLVLAPVKKPELLRTFLNGAGNKAIAVGYPNGMSLAFDCQQCRLAFGWSGNFLDASPVWNNRGGAPAKLLGPQFWTAPPGHSWLVSGSRQAPDFSPLAKDPAYGADLPDGQMYRGPMSVKFLGYALDGDGVPTFRYRTLGASGSVATISERATPIRRGAAAGVLREFTVDGPTGESAWLLGGTSNDPPSLASLAGDPQPIDLKPGSAELAADSQMIVLKSGNGLQALLASGTPNGSKWHLQPKVGGGWSAILQIPPAEKSRSFRLLLWAIGKDEPELLKGLNP; this is encoded by the coding sequence ATGCGATGGTTTGCTTGGGTTCTGGCATTGATTTCGCTGTCGCAATTCGCAGGCACGATTCATGCCGAACTACCCGCCGATATTGATTCGGAAGATTTACGCCCCGGACTCCTCACCACCTATTCGGATGGACAATCGAAATCGCCCATCGTGCGATTGGAACCGACGATCGCCTTGAATTGGGCGGCGAATGAATCCGCGCACCCGAGTTTGTCCGCGAAATCGGCGACGGTGAAATGGGAAGGGTACATTAACCTCTTTCGCGCAGGCGAATATCGATTTGAAGCCGAACTTCGTGGCAAAGCAAAGGTGACGATTGCCGGCAAATCGGTCTTCGATGCCACGGTTACAGACGCGCAATCGAAGCTGATTCGTGGTCCGAGCGTCACGCTTCCTGCCGGGACAGTGCGGATCATCGCCGAGTTTGAACGCGTTTCCGGTGCCGCACAGTTCGCCTTGTCGTGGGCCGGTCCGCTGTTTCGAGTCGAGCCGTTGCCACACGATTTCGTGGGCCACATTTCCGAGCAAATTCTCCCCGCCTTTCACCAGCATCAGTCTGCGGAAGCCGGGCGATTGCTCGTAGAAGAACATTCTTGCTTGCGTTGTCATAAAGCTGGTGATGCGGAAAAGGCCATGGCGGCGACGCTGGTGGATCGCCAAGGCCCGAACCTATCCCAAGTCGGGAAACGGGTTTACGCGGGCTGGATTGAGAAATGGCTGGCCAATCCCAAGGCGCTGCGTCCGAATACGGTCATGCCAAAATTATTCCGCGATGATGAGATTGGCGCTGCCGAGCGTTACGCCGTCTCGCGTTATCTCGCCGGCAACCAGCCGCTCAAACCGGAACCCGGTCGCAAAGTTCAAGACATCATTCGCAGTTCGATTCGCGGCCAACGCACGTTCGTGATCACGGGTTGCGCGGCCTGTCATGCCAATGGCGTCAAACCGGAAGAGAATGCGACCGAAGCCGTGTATGCGGCAGGAGTTGCGACAGGGGCAAAGGCCCAATACGCCCTGGGCGATGTTGGCAGCAAGACGCGGCCCGATAAGCTCGCCGAGTATCTGCAAAACCCGCTCGCACATCATCCTGCCGGGCGGATGCCGAATATGCAGTTAAATGGTCAAGATGCTCAGGATTTGGCGCATTTCCTCTGCAAAGATCGCGACGAATCGATCGAAAACGAACTTTCCGAAACTCCACGGCTCGACCCCAAATCGATTTGGGATTCCCACGCGAAGGGGGTCGATGGCAACTTGGCGAAGCGATTTGAATCGGCAAATCCAAACGAGAAATGGAATCTGCTCGGTGCCCGACTGCTGGTAACGAAGGGCTGCACGAGCTGCCATGCGGCGGAATTGGATGGCAAAGCGCTGCCCGCAATCGATTCCGTGGCGGCGTTGTCTAGCGTCCGGCAGAACAATTCCGATGGCTGTCTTAGCGAAAAGCCGACAAACAAGTCGCCGAATTATTCATTCAGCCCGGCGGAACGTGCCAGCATTCAGAAGTTCTTGGCCGATGGGTTCACCGGAGCGGGGTCGCCTGCGTCGGCGTATTCGGCTCGCATCAGTTTCAAGCGATTCAACTGCCTGAATTGCCACCAACGCGATGGCGAAGGTGGACTTTCGACCGAGTTGCAAAATCAAATGCGGCAACAAGAAACGGCAGAAAATGCCGATCATGTCGCCCCGCCGACGCTCACTGGCGTCGGTCACAAAGCCCGAACCAGTTGGCTTCGCGATGTCCTGGTCAACGGCAAACGGGCCCGTCCTTGGATGAACTTGCGAATGCCCCAATATGGTGCCGCCAATGTCGGGCATCTTCCGGAAGCGATTGCCGTTCATGAGGGGATTGCCCCCGATGATTCGATGGTTCAGCCGAAGTTGGATACCGCGAAGATCGAAGCAGGGCGGCAGCTTATCGGCAAGACCGGATTCGGATGCATCAGTTGCCACGATATCGCAGGAATCGCCAACAGTGGAACCCGTGGCCCAGAGTTGACCACCACCAATCAGCGCGTCCGTTACGATTGGTATCGTCGTTGGCTCGAACAGGCCCAGCGAATGGTGCCTGGCACACGAATGCCCCAAGTCTTCGTCAACGGAAAATCTTTGCTACCAACGGTTTACGACGGTAATCCCGATCCGCAAGCCGAGGCGATGTGGGCGTATTTGTCATTGGGTGCGAACTTGCCACTCCCCGAAGGATTGGAGCCGCCTAAGGGGTTGGTGCTCGCTCCCGTCAAGAAGCCGGAATTGTTGCGGACATTCTTGAATGGGGCCGGGAATAAGGCAATCGCCGTCGGGTATCCCAACGGGATGTCGCTGGCGTTTGATTGTCAACAATGTCGATTAGCCTTTGGTTGGTCCGGGAACTTCCTGGATGCCTCGCCAGTTTGGAATAATCGTGGCGGCGCACCGGCGAAACTGCTTGGTCCCCAATTCTGGACCGCGCCTCCGGGTCACTCATGGTTGGTGAGTGGGTCGCGTCAGGCCCCCGATTTTTCGCCCCTTGCGAAAGATCCGGCATATGGAGCCGATTTGCCGGATGGCCAAATGTATCGCGGGCCGATGTCGGTGAAGTTCCTCGGCTATGCTTTGGATGGCGATGGCGTGCCGACATTCCGATATCGAACCCTTGGCGCAAGTGGTTCAGTGGCAACGATTTCCGAACGGGCCACACCGATTCGTCGTGGTGCCGCTGCGGGAGTTCTGCGCGAGTTCACCGTGGATGGACCAACTGGCGAGAGTGCCTGGTTGCTGGGTGGGACCAGCAATGACCCGCCGTCGCTGGCATCGCTGGCCGGGGACCCGCAGCCGATTGACCTGAAACCGGGGAGTGCGGAACTGGCTGCCGATAGTCAGATGATTGTGCTGAAGTCTGGGAATGGACTGCAAGCACTGCTGGCCAGTGGCACACCGAATGGAAGCAAGTGGCATCTCCAGCCGAAAGTCGGTGGCGGCTGGTCGGCCATTTTGCAGATTCCGCCAGCCGAAAAGTCGCGATCCTTCCGATTGCTCCTCTGGGCGATCGGCAAAGATGAACCTGAATTACTCAAGGGATTGAACCCGTAA
- the serS gene encoding serine--tRNA ligase, whose amino-acid sequence MLDAAFIRENLDAVKSNCRNRSVTVDVDRVVSLDDDRKRLVSEAQSVQQRANELSKSIPSEKDPARKQELINEGKTLREQKTTLEKQVKQVEEDLKAILLQIPNMTHPDAPVGTTDADNKVIKQFGEPRQFDFPPKDHVALAESLDLVDFEAGASVTGQKFYFLKNEAVLLELALVQYAMTTLVKEGFTPIITPDLARVEVLEGIGFLPRDPNPETRQVYTIADTDLCLIATAEITLGGMFRDRILDEAELPKRYVGLSHCFRTEAGAPGRDTRGLYRVHQFTKVEMFAFCTPEQAEEIHLQILAIEEKIFQGLGLTYHILDTCTGDLGGPAYRKYDLEAWMPGRGDGGGWGEITSTSNCTDYQARRLNIRSKSAGQKGTRIAYTLNGTAVAVTRALVAILENYQQADGSVIVPEVLRPWVGKDRIVPKSQK is encoded by the coding sequence ATGTTGGACGCCGCTTTTATTCGTGAGAATCTCGACGCGGTCAAAAGCAATTGCCGCAATCGCTCGGTCACTGTGGATGTGGACCGGGTGGTGTCGCTCGACGATGATCGCAAGCGATTGGTGTCGGAAGCCCAGTCTGTCCAACAACGTGCGAATGAACTGTCGAAGTCGATCCCGTCGGAAAAAGATCCCGCCCGCAAACAAGAATTGATTAACGAAGGCAAGACCCTTCGCGAGCAAAAGACCACGCTCGAAAAGCAGGTCAAACAAGTCGAAGAGGATTTGAAGGCAATTTTGCTGCAAATCCCGAACATGACGCACCCGGATGCGCCGGTTGGCACGACCGATGCCGATAACAAGGTCATCAAACAATTCGGCGAACCCCGACAGTTCGATTTTCCGCCCAAGGATCACGTCGCGCTGGCGGAATCGTTGGATTTGGTTGATTTCGAGGCAGGTGCCAGCGTCACGGGTCAGAAATTTTACTTTCTGAAGAATGAAGCCGTGTTGCTTGAACTGGCGCTCGTGCAATATGCCATGACGACGCTGGTCAAGGAAGGCTTCACGCCGATTATCACGCCGGACTTGGCCCGCGTGGAAGTGCTGGAGGGGATTGGGTTTCTGCCGCGCGACCCCAACCCGGAAACTCGGCAAGTCTACACAATTGCCGACACCGACCTCTGTTTGATTGCGACCGCGGAAATTACGCTGGGCGGAATGTTCCGGGATCGCATCTTGGACGAGGCGGAGCTGCCGAAGCGCTACGTTGGATTGTCGCACTGTTTCCGGACCGAAGCCGGGGCACCAGGACGCGATACCCGTGGCCTCTATCGGGTGCATCAATTTACGAAGGTGGAAATGTTCGCCTTCTGCACCCCCGAACAAGCCGAAGAAATTCACCTGCAGATTCTCGCCATCGAAGAGAAAATCTTCCAAGGGTTGGGGCTGACCTATCACATTTTGGATACCTGCACCGGCGATCTGGGTGGCCCAGCGTACCGAAAATACGATCTCGAAGCCTGGATGCCCGGTCGCGGCGATGGCGGCGGGTGGGGCGAAATCACGAGCACCTCGAACTGCACCGATTATCAAGCGCGCCGTTTGAATATCCGTTCCAAATCGGCGGGGCAAAAGGGGACACGAATCGCCTATACCCTGAATGGGACGGCGGTTGCGGTGACTCGGGCATTGGTCGCGATTTTGGAAAATTACCAACAAGCCGATGGCTCGGTGATCGTTCCCGAAGTGCTGCGTCCGTGGGTCGGCAAAGATCGAATTGTTCCAAAGTCGCAGAAATAA
- a CDS encoding 2-oxo acid dehydrogenase subunit E2: MEFRLPELAEGIDSGTVAEVLVSPGMTVKAGDEVLKIETDKATIPVTISTDGTVDSIVAKVGSKVSTGDVVFTYHAAGSAPQKPTSAPTPTASAKPAPAAPVAPAAAPAAPAQPTSKTVEFAVPELGDGISSAKVSRVNVEVGASFQAKSSLMEVETDKANISVEAPANGKVQEVRVKAGDTVEIGSVVFVLVLESAGAPVAAAPAPAAPPKPAPVAPVAAAPAPTAAPAPASAATNGVAVKHPAHLPIPAGPATRRLAREMGIELAQVKGTGRGGRITIDDLKAFVKTKMQQAKAAPAPAAAGPVAQPPLPDFAKYGTIEKQTVSKIRQTIAKNMTNTWSICPMVTQFDKVDITDLEAGRKRVVESQPKGAAKITMTVLAVKAVVAALKAFPHFNSSFDMNSNELILKKYFHVGIAVDTDRGLVVPVIRDADHKSIHDIAVEVQQLAEKARSNQLTIDQMRGGTFTITNLGGVGGTAFTPIVNWPEVAILGMARSYMEPVWRNGAFEPRLMLPLCLTYDHRVIDGADGARFTAKLNSILSDPIRLLMES; the protein is encoded by the coding sequence ATGGAGTTTCGTTTGCCGGAACTGGCCGAGGGAATTGACTCGGGGACCGTCGCGGAGGTTCTGGTCTCTCCCGGCATGACTGTCAAAGCCGGGGATGAGGTTCTGAAAATCGAGACGGATAAAGCGACCATTCCTGTCACGATTTCTACCGATGGCACGGTCGATTCCATCGTCGCGAAAGTCGGCAGCAAAGTCAGCACCGGCGATGTGGTATTCACATACCACGCTGCGGGTTCCGCTCCGCAGAAACCGACCAGCGCTCCGACCCCAACCGCGTCGGCGAAGCCGGCACCTGCGGCTCCGGTTGCTCCCGCTGCAGCACCTGCCGCGCCGGCTCAACCGACCTCAAAAACCGTCGAGTTCGCGGTGCCTGAGTTGGGTGATGGGATTAGCTCCGCCAAGGTGAGTCGGGTGAATGTCGAAGTTGGCGCGAGCTTCCAAGCAAAATCATCGCTGATGGAAGTCGAGACCGACAAGGCGAACATCTCCGTCGAAGCACCGGCGAACGGCAAAGTTCAAGAAGTTCGCGTCAAAGCGGGCGATACCGTCGAAATCGGTTCGGTCGTCTTTGTGTTGGTCCTCGAATCGGCGGGCGCGCCCGTTGCAGCGGCTCCGGCTCCGGCTGCTCCACCGAAACCGGCACCAGTCGCACCAGTCGCAGCGGCCCCTGCTCCAACTGCCGCACCGGCTCCGGCTTCCGCGGCTACGAATGGGGTCGCCGTCAAGCACCCCGCCCATTTGCCGATTCCAGCCGGTCCGGCGACTCGTCGATTGGCCCGCGAAATGGGCATCGAATTGGCCCAAGTCAAAGGCACGGGTCGCGGTGGTCGCATCACGATTGACGATCTCAAAGCCTTCGTGAAGACCAAGATGCAGCAAGCGAAGGCCGCCCCGGCTCCGGCTGCGGCAGGTCCCGTCGCACAGCCCCCGCTGCCCGACTTTGCAAAATACGGGACGATCGAGAAGCAGACCGTTTCGAAGATTCGCCAAACCATCGCCAAGAATATGACCAACACCTGGTCAATCTGCCCGATGGTGACCCAGTTCGACAAGGTGGATATCACCGATCTCGAAGCTGGTCGAAAGCGAGTCGTTGAATCGCAACCCAAAGGCGCGGCGAAGATTACGATGACCGTGCTGGCCGTCAAAGCGGTCGTGGCAGCGCTGAAAGCCTTCCCGCACTTCAATAGTTCCTTCGATATGAATTCGAATGAACTCATTCTGAAGAAATACTTCCATGTCGGAATCGCTGTTGATACCGATCGTGGCTTGGTCGTGCCGGTGATTCGGGATGCCGACCATAAGAGCATCCACGACATCGCCGTGGAAGTGCAGCAGTTGGCAGAAAAAGCGCGATCGAATCAACTAACTATCGACCAAATGCGCGGCGGCACCTTCACGATCACCAATCTGGGTGGCGTCGGTGGCACGGCCTTCACGCCAATTGTCAACTGGCCGGAAGTTGCGATTCTCGGCATGGCCCGGTCGTACATGGAGCCGGTTTGGCGAAATGGTGCCTTTGAGCCGCGGTTGATGTTGCCGCTCTGTTTGACGTATGACCATCGTGTGATCGATGGTGCCGATGGTGCCCGATTCACGGCAAAGCTCAACTCGATTCTCTCGGATCCGATTCGGCTGCTCATGGAATCGTGA
- a CDS encoding NupC/NupG family nucleoside CNT transporter: MSSRRRRARKATRPKDSNSAANSPLATPDVPKRSIRKEDRAPLYPTAATPISWRIGIVLAIVAIYLIAFFSRDIIGTKGQSIAGIFCFIGIAAAISTNLRAVRWKTVVFGLGLQFFFGLLMLQGPAVANFVDAVAQRIDRFLSFSIDGAKFVFGPLADRKVLAQAFGPNNGFVFAFAALPPILFISAFFSVLYHFGILQFIVGLMARLMRGVMGTSGAESLSAAANVFMGQTEAPLIVKPYVRRMTRSEMLALMVGGMATVSGGMMAVYISIGADAKAILITSVMAAPAGLYIAKLLIPETQVPETRDFVKTKTNRTSANFLDAASRGTSDGLQLALNVAAMLVVFVGFVSMINALLQVINPTWTLQGALAPLFQPVAFLMGVVAEDTSKIAGLLGTKLVVNELVAFLDLQAMVVATNPEAGLVSARSQILATYALTGFANFASIGIQLGGIGAMAPKRRSQLAKLGLMALVGGTLATLINACIAGLLIAS, encoded by the coding sequence ATGAGTTCCCGTCGTCGTCGTGCCCGAAAAGCGACTCGTCCGAAGGATTCGAACTCGGCTGCCAACTCTCCCTTGGCAACTCCAGATGTTCCGAAACGCTCGATCCGCAAAGAAGATCGGGCACCGCTGTATCCGACTGCCGCCACGCCCATCAGTTGGCGAATCGGCATTGTCCTGGCGATTGTCGCCATCTATCTGATCGCCTTTTTCAGCCGCGACATCATCGGCACCAAGGGGCAATCGATCGCCGGCATCTTCTGCTTCATTGGCATCGCCGCGGCAATCTCAACGAATCTTCGTGCCGTTCGCTGGAAGACGGTCGTATTCGGGTTGGGTCTTCAGTTCTTCTTCGGATTGCTGATGCTGCAAGGGCCAGCCGTAGCGAATTTCGTCGATGCGGTGGCACAGCGAATTGATCGATTTCTGAGTTTTTCCATCGATGGTGCGAAGTTCGTATTCGGACCACTCGCCGATCGCAAAGTCCTCGCTCAAGCATTCGGGCCAAATAACGGCTTCGTGTTCGCATTCGCGGCATTACCGCCGATTCTATTTATTTCCGCGTTCTTTAGTGTGTTGTATCATTTTGGCATCCTTCAATTCATTGTCGGACTCATGGCGCGGTTGATGCGTGGTGTCATGGGCACGTCCGGCGCGGAAAGTCTTTCCGCTGCCGCGAATGTGTTCATGGGCCAGACGGAAGCACCGTTAATCGTGAAGCCGTATGTGCGACGAATGACCCGATCGGAAATGCTCGCATTGATGGTTGGCGGCATGGCGACGGTTTCCGGCGGGATGATGGCGGTCTACATTTCCATCGGCGCGGATGCGAAGGCGATCCTGATCACCAGCGTCATGGCCGCCCCAGCCGGATTGTACATCGCCAAACTGCTCATCCCCGAGACGCAAGTCCCGGAGACACGCGACTTTGTGAAAACGAAGACGAATCGAACCTCGGCGAATTTCCTCGATGCCGCATCGCGTGGCACGTCGGATGGCCTTCAATTGGCGTTGAACGTCGCTGCGATGTTGGTCGTATTTGTGGGCTTCGTTTCGATGATTAACGCACTGTTGCAAGTCATCAATCCCACCTGGACACTCCAAGGAGCACTCGCACCTCTGTTTCAGCCGGTGGCATTCCTGATGGGTGTGGTTGCGGAGGATACCTCGAAGATCGCAGGATTGTTGGGCACGAAATTGGTGGTCAACGAACTGGTAGCGTTCCTCGATCTTCAGGCGATGGTTGTGGCAACGAATCCAGAGGCGGGCTTAGTCTCGGCCAGATCGCAAATTTTGGCGACCTATGCACTGACGGGATTTGCGAATTTCGCATCCATCGGCATTCAGTTGGGCGGAATCGGCGCGATGGCACCGAAGCGTCGGAGTCAGCTCGCCAAACTCGGATTGATGGCCTTAGTCGGTGGCACGCTGGCGACGTTGATTAACGCCTGCATTGCTGGGTTGCTGATCGCATCGTAA